Genomic DNA from Pseudomonadota bacterium:
CTGCAGATCCTCATACCACTTTTCAAATTCCGTCATTTCTTTCATTATTGAATCTCCCTTACTTAAAAATTATTTTGAAGCAGGTCAGTGTTGTTGAATTCCATGATCTTTATCGAGGATTACCCCTATTATGCATGCATATGCTTTGCCAAAATAAATGAAAAATTCACCAACATTGATTTTCTATAATCTGCAACGCCCTTGTCTCATTCAAGGCTTCACGTGCCATATCTGCGGCCACAGACGTCATAAACCACTGTTCTATAATGCTGCCAAGATATGCCAGGTAGCTGTCACGGTCAATGCCGAAGCGAGCATGATCTATATCAACCCCAATCCGGGTGAATCGCCATAATTTATCAGCATCTTTTACTAACGAATCGTTAAGCGAGAGGGCCTCCTTCCTGGAGTCGTGGCCATCAATAATTGCCGTGATTTCATCTATCTTTATTTCATTATAATCAAGTGAACGTAGAATCTCCCCTGCAATCCTTGCCCCTTCGATCTCATGAATACGCCGGGTTTCCGTATCTTTGGTGTTAGGACCGAAGGCGCCAGATTGCTTGTCCTCCGGTACAATTTTCCAA
This window encodes:
- a CDS encoding HD domain-containing protein — protein: MDTIHDKIYDMAKPFLDTRKNDIHIFLSLMFARQLLEHYPEADEDIVLPAVILHDVGWKIVPEDKQSGAFGPNTKDTETRRIHEIEGARIAGEILRSLDYNEIKIDEITAIIDGHDSRKEALSLNDSLVKDADKLWRFTRIGVDIDHARFGIDRDSYLAYLGSIIEQWFMTSVAADMAREALNETRALQIIENQCW